The genome window CACCAATTCCCCAGTAGGCCCATCAATCGATTCTCCATGGTGGCGCCATTCACCAAAACAATATGACTTAGTTTATACTATTGACGCAAAAATAGAATCTGGAAAAGCAAATGGACTTTTTAATTTAAAAGGAAAAATTCCAACACGAGTACGCACTTTACAATGGCGAATTATTAAACCAGAACAATATGCCGATGACATTATATTTTCTGTCAACGAGCGACGTTTTTTTCCACGAAAAGACAGAAAAAATATCTACGGACCAATGAATAACAACACAGTTACAAAAATTTCCAAATTCAATAAAGGCCTGTATATCGCTGATGTTAAAACCAAAAGTGGTAAAAAAATAAGTGGTAATATAACAGTAAGGATATACGCCATTGAAGAGTAAAAACATTACTAATTAAAAAGCAGAATAATCTTATCAACGGCTTGATCAATAAGCCGTTGAACCTCATCTAACGGTTCAGTAAAATTTTGCAAAACATACTCACCAACATTTTCTTTTCGCTCTGGACGGCCAATACCAAAACGCAGTCTCGCAAAGTCAGGTCCACAAACACTCATAATAGAACGTAAACCATTATGCCCACGAGAACTGCCACTAAAACGAATACTGATATTACCAAATTTTTTTTCTAGTTCATCATGCACCACTAATATATTTTTTACATTAACACCCTGCTTTATGAGCCACGGAATAACCTTACCCGATGTATTCATGAATGTTTGCGGTTTTATCAGAATTATTTTTTTATTATTGATTAGAATATTAGCATACTCCATATGCTCACGATGTTGCCAGGTGCCGCCATATTTTTCTGACAGCGCATCAACGACAAGAAACCCTATATTGTGTCGATTATGCTCAAATTTTAGCCCCGGATTGCCTAAGCCAATAATTGCCTTTATAGCTAACGTATTATAGTTTGAGGTATTTTGTTCCACTGAACTATCCACTCCCGTAGTAATTTTAATGGAATAAAAGCACAGTGCTATAGAAAAACTATGACCATATAATCATACTATTTATTTACACTAATTCTTTTATTTTTTTCGCTAGCACACCACTTATATCAAAAATGGTAAATTTACTTTGTTTATCAAAAGTATGCGGTATTGAATTTGAAACAAATACCCTATCAAAGCCACTATTTTCAATACACTCAATAGCATTACCTGGTAATACAGGATGAACAAAATAACCATAAACTTTTTTTATACCCATTTCTCTTAACTTATCACATGCATTAATTGCTGTACCACCAGTAGCAATAATATCATCTACAATGAGCACCGTATCATAACCACACGAACCACTTACAGAGATAATTTTCGTTTTATCAACATCAAATCGCTTTTTTTTAAATACCATTACCGGCATATTAAACACTTGCCCAATTTCCTGTGCACGATTGAACGCTCCCTCATCCGGGGCAATAAAACAACATTGTTTACATTCTGGTACTACATGTTTGATATGTTCAGCCATAAGTACACGAAGCTTAATATTATAAAGTGGTACTGTAATCATTTGTTCACAAATAGCTGCATGCATTTCTACCGTTATAAGCTGACTGATACCAGTTGCCTCAAGCAACTTGGCTATTATTTGCCACGCACCCACTCGCCCAGGCACCGCACTTTTATCTTGCCGCATATACCATAAATATGGGATAATCCCAATTATCTCTTGTGCACCAGAAATACTAGCCGAATGTGCCAAAAGCGCAAAACGAACAAGTGCGTTATGCACGTTGCCGTAGGGTGCATGTATAAGCATTACTTTTTTTTGATTAAATTTATTCGGCTCAAAAACAACTTCTATTTCACCATCAGCAAACTCTTGTACTTTTGGTGTAACAAGTTCTTTATTTAGCCTCAATGCTACATTATACGCAAGACTATGTGATTCTGGTAATGAAACAACTTCATAATTCATTGCTGCACACTCCAAATAATAAAAAAACCAGGGCAAAACCTGGTTTTTTTATATCAAAACTAAAAAGTATATTATTTTTACGTGGCAGCCTTTTTGCCAGTTTTATTTTCTACTAGCTGTGTTGTTTCATTCTTTTTGTTTTTAGCCAATTGTATTTTACAGTCATATTGTTTATCCATAACATTGATAATGTCAGCAGTACAATCTGCTTTTTGTGAGTTGTAAATAACACTTCCACTACCTTTATCAACAACAAGATCCACTTTATGCTCAATAGCATATTCTTTAGCACTATCAACAATACTTCTTACCAAGCTTTCTTGCTCTTGTGCTGCTGCAAGTTTGAGCTCATCATCACTCGTTTGTACCTTGTTTTCATAGTCACGACGCATTCTAATCAGTTTAGTTTGTTCTTTATTGCGCGCATCTTCACTCAATGTTGTTTTTTTACTATTAAATGCCATTGCTTCTTTTTCAACATTTTGTCCCTGTGCTTGCAATTCTTGGCGTAATTGCAGCTGCTTTTGCTCGAGCCTGTTGCGTCCTTCCATACCTTGTTGTGTTTTTGCAGCAAGTTGATTGGTATCAACAACACGAATCTTTAAATCATATTTGATAGGATGAACTGTTGATGTTTTTGTTTTAGTAATTGTATCAGAATTATTGCCTGGTATCGCTATAACAACCGAAGCACTACTTAAAAAAATAGAAAAAAATATTTTTTTTGCACGCATAATAAGTCTCCTAACATAAAATAAAATGTGTATAATAAGCACTTGTTAACTCTAGCATCTTTTACCCAAGAGTCAATCGTAGCACCACCGCACAAACCATTTACGAATTTCTTCTACAACAAAAAGTAAAGACGAAAGTGCAATAATTAATAACCACTGAGTCAACGAAATAGGCACTGTTTTAAAGATACGTTGCAAAAATGGAACGTGTAACACCGCAATTTGCAAAGAAAATACAAACACAGTTGTCACAACAAGCCACCTATTAGTCAACAGACCAAGTTGAAAAACCGATTTGGTCGCAGAGCGACAATTCCATGCATTAAACCATTGAAACATTGCCATAGTAATAAGCGTCATAGTTCGTGCATGTACAATATCAAATTGTTGATAATACCAAAAAACACACAGTGAAACAAGCCCCATAGGAATAGCCATCCACACCATCTTGAGCAATAAATTGCGGTCAACTAATCGTAATTTCTTTCCTAGCCATTCTTGCTGTAGTAAGCCAGACTCTTTTGGCTCTGTTGAGAGCGCTATATCCAAAAAGCCATCAGTAACGAGATTAAGCCACAAAATTTGTGCTGCTGTTATAGGAAGCTTCATATTCAAAATCAGAGCAAAAAGCACAATTAAAATTTCACCCATATTGGTAGCAAAAAAATACAGCACCACTCGTTTAAGCGTATAAAAGATATGCCTTCCTTGCTCGATAGCACTAATAATATTAGCAAATGAATCGTCCAATAAAATAATATCAGACGCCTGTTTTGCAACTTCGGTACCAATTCTTCCCATTGCAATACCTAAATCTGCTGCAACTAATGAAGGCGCATCATTAATACCATCACCAGTCATAGCAATAATCTTACGTTGCTGGTGAAACAACTTAATAATACGTAGTTTGTGAGTTGGCGATACTCGAGAAAAAACTGTAATTTTGCGAAGATTAACCAACAATTGACCATTTGTTGCTTGTTCAAATTCTGGTCCATCAATAGCCTGATCACCATCACGGAAAATTCCAACTCTCTTTGCAACATATAATGCTGTTTTTTGATGATCACCAGTTGCCATAATCACGCGTATTCCTGCATTACGCGCTTGCTCAACAACTACAGCAACTTCTGGACGAATTGCATCTTCTATTGCACATAACCCCAAAAAATGCAGTGCTCCTTCTGCCAACTGCTTAAAAAAGGTAAATGCTAAACCACTATTTGCTTGATCAACTTCTATAGCAGTTGGATCAAATGAATGCATTGCAACAGCAACAACACGCAAGCCCTGCATCAATAAGCCAGAAAGAGCTTTTTCAGCCTGCTGATCTGTATTGAGTG of Candidatus Dependentiae bacterium contains these proteins:
- the pth gene encoding aminoacyl-tRNA hydrolase; this encodes MEQNTSNYNTLAIKAIIGLGNPGLKFEHNRHNIGFLVVDALSEKYGGTWQHREHMEYANILINNKKIILIKPQTFMNTSGKVIPWLIKQGVNVKNILVVHDELEKKFGNISIRFSGSSRGHNGLRSIMSVCGPDFARLRFGIGRPERKENVGEYVLQNFTEPLDEVQRLIDQAVDKIILLFN
- a CDS encoding ribose-phosphate pyrophosphokinase, with product MNYEVVSLPESHSLAYNVALRLNKELVTPKVQEFADGEIEVVFEPNKFNQKKVMLIHAPYGNVHNALVRFALLAHSASISGAQEIIGIIPYLWYMRQDKSAVPGRVGAWQIIAKLLEATGISQLITVEMHAAICEQMITVPLYNIKLRVLMAEHIKHVVPECKQCCFIAPDEGAFNRAQEIGQVFNMPVMVFKKKRFDVDKTKIISVSGSCGYDTVLIVDDIIATGGTAINACDKLREMGIKKVYGYFVHPVLPGNAIECIENSGFDRVFVSNSIPHTFDKQSKFTIFDISGVLAKKIKELV
- a CDS encoding OmpH family outer membrane protein, with amino-acid sequence MRAKKIFFSIFLSSASVVIAIPGNNSDTITKTKTSTVHPIKYDLKIRVVDTNQLAAKTQQGMEGRNRLEQKQLQLRQELQAQGQNVEKEAMAFNSKKTTLSEDARNKEQTKLIRMRRDYENKVQTSDDELKLAAAQEQESLVRSIVDSAKEYAIEHKVDLVVDKGSGSVIYNSQKADCTADIINVMDKQYDCKIQLAKNKKNETTQLVENKTGKKAAT